A genomic segment from Clarias gariepinus isolate MV-2021 ecotype Netherlands chromosome 11, CGAR_prim_01v2, whole genome shotgun sequence encodes:
- the si:ch211-167j9.5 gene encoding fibroblast growth factor receptor homolog 1 isoform X1 codes for MPCSLSTVVLLTVIHTCTRNAWSCHTCPLMGNNMSSSENLTKQCNHQPDADALDKIHYILIGICVLTSLTALFFGILWFKKYRSRKTKPPLIRVKSITLPLQDPPPPSPTSPQSVLVMAPSDNLEESRLKAQKSTHSVRLQWKPLQQNSRVVRTDLNLMQLIKAGREGAFYKARMLRGTCKGHSLVTCKIAKEGVTAKQIEAEVSIMRKLVYHKNVLQLLDWNTAEEPLVLIMEFVSYGTLRSFVQTHHDKLSADPQIQSLFTIASYHIALAMEHLRSKMVVHCDLALRNILVSRFPWEIKVAEFGLARDLTRMRSRHSTRKKQHRERVPLRWYPPEYFRNNYYSFKGDVWAFGIVLWEMQTFGTLPYPNLETSDQVVYHICAGTRNAGPDSCRPEILQIMKDCWLEPYTARPSFSDLVTILENIIENDSDYVDVVD; via the exons ATGCCATGTTCCCTTTCCACTGTAGTGCTGCTGACCGTTATTCACACCTGCACAAGGAATGCATGGAGCTGCCATACCTGTCCACTTATGGGAAACAACATGTCCTCTTCTGAAAATTTAACGAAGCAGTGTAACCACCAGCCAG atgCTGATGCTTTGGACAAAATCCACTATATTCTCATTGGTATCTGTGTTCTCACCAGTCTCACCGCACTTTTCTTTGGCATCCTGTGgttcaaaaa ATACAGGTCACGGAAGACTAAACCGCCCTTAATACGGGTAAAGTCCATCACCCTTCCTCTACAGGACCCCCCTCCGCCGTCTCCCACTTCCCCTCAATCGGTGTTGGTGATGGCACCCTCAGACAATTTGGAAGAATCGCGTCTAAAAGCGCAGAAAAGCACACACAGTGTTCGATTACAGTGGAAACCATTGCAACAG AACTCGCGTGTTGTGAGGACAGACCTGAACCTGATGCAGCTGATCAAAGCTGGAAGGGAAGGTGCTTTCTACAAAGCAAGGATGTTGCGTGGAACCTGCAAAGGTCATTCGCTTGTCACCTGCAAAATCGCAAAAGAAG GAGTTACTGCAAAGCAAATCGAGGCTGAAGTGTCTATTATGAGGAAACTGGTGTATCATAAGAATGTGCTTCAGCTGCTGGACTGGAACACTGCTGAGG AGCCACTTGTGTTGATCATGGAGTTTGTGAGTTATGGGACGCTGCGGAGCTTCGTGCAGACACATCATGATAAACTGAGCGCTGACCCTCAGATCCAGAGTCTGTTCACTATCGCCTCCTATCACATCGCCCTCGCCATGGAACACTTACGCTCCAAAATG GTGGTACACTGTGACCTTGCTTTAAGAAATATCCTGGTGAGTCGTTTCCCTTGGGAAATCAAAGTGGCCGAGTTTGGTCTGGCCAGGGACTTGACGCGTATGAGAAGCAGACACAGCACCAGGAAAAAGCAGCACAGG GAACGCGTGCCCTTGCGCTGGTATCCTCCTGAATATTTCCGAAATAACTACTACAGCTTCAAGGGGGATGTGTGGGCATTTGGTATCGTGTTATGGGAAATGCAGACGTTTG GCACTCTGCCCTATCCCAATCTGGAGACTTCAGATCAAGTGGTGTATCATATTTGTGCTGGAACCAGAAACGCAGGACCTGACAGCTGCCGTCCAGAGAT ACTACAGATAATGAAAGACTGCTGGTTGGAGCCTTATACTGCCAGACCCTCCTTCTCTGATCTCGTCACAATCCTGGAGAATATAATTGAGAACGATTCG GATTATGTGGATGTTGTAGACTAA
- the tmem97 gene encoding sigma intracellular receptor 2 has product MLLRILEIVFFLYFASHVPITLFIDLQALLPEHVYPQALRDVLHWYAAEFKDPMVLAPPAWFKSFIFCEALVQLPFFPIAAYAFLKGNCKWIRTPAIIYSVHVATTLIPILSHILLHNFPRGPLPGPQTSKERWMLVSVYAPYLLIPIILLLTMLFSSKYNSASSSAKASSKTKKMK; this is encoded by the exons ATGCTGCTTCGTATTTTAGAGatagtttttttcctttattttgccTCGCACGTTCCGATTACTCTCTTCATTGATCTCCAGGCACTGCTACCAGAGCACGTGTACCCTCAAGCG CTCAGAGATGTTCTGCACTGGTATGCAGCTGAGTTCAAAGACCCCATGGTGCTGGCTCCACCCGCCTGGTTTAAATCCTTCATATTTTGTGAAGCTCTTGTCCAGTTGCCTTTCTTCCCCATCGCTGCATATGCCTTCTTAAAAG GCAACTGCAAATGGATCAGGACTCCAGCAATCATCTACTCCGTGCACGTGGCCACCACCTTAATTCCCATCCTAAGCCATATCTTACTCCATAATTTTCCAAGAGGACCTCTTCCAGGTCCGCAGACATCCAAGGAGCGATGGATGCTGGTGTCCGTGTACGCTCCGTACCTCCTCATTCCCATCATCCTGCTCCTCACCATGCTCTTCAGCTCCAAGTATAATTCTGCCTCTTCAAGTGCCAAGGCTTCATCCAAGACCAAGaagatgaaataa
- the si:ch211-167j9.5 gene encoding fibroblast growth factor receptor homolog 1 isoform X2, translating into MGNNMSSSENLTKQCNHQPDADALDKIHYILIGICVLTSLTALFFGILWFKKYRSRKTKPPLIRVKSITLPLQDPPPPSPTSPQSVLVMAPSDNLEESRLKAQKSTHSVRLQWKPLQQNSRVVRTDLNLMQLIKAGREGAFYKARMLRGTCKGHSLVTCKIAKEGVTAKQIEAEVSIMRKLVYHKNVLQLLDWNTAEEPLVLIMEFVSYGTLRSFVQTHHDKLSADPQIQSLFTIASYHIALAMEHLRSKMVVHCDLALRNILVSRFPWEIKVAEFGLARDLTRMRSRHSTRKKQHRERVPLRWYPPEYFRNNYYSFKGDVWAFGIVLWEMQTFGTLPYPNLETSDQVVYHICAGTRNAGPDSCRPEILQIMKDCWLEPYTARPSFSDLVTILENIIENDSDYVDVVD; encoded by the exons ATGGGAAACAACATGTCCTCTTCTGAAAATTTAACGAAGCAGTGTAACCACCAGCCAG atgCTGATGCTTTGGACAAAATCCACTATATTCTCATTGGTATCTGTGTTCTCACCAGTCTCACCGCACTTTTCTTTGGCATCCTGTGgttcaaaaa ATACAGGTCACGGAAGACTAAACCGCCCTTAATACGGGTAAAGTCCATCACCCTTCCTCTACAGGACCCCCCTCCGCCGTCTCCCACTTCCCCTCAATCGGTGTTGGTGATGGCACCCTCAGACAATTTGGAAGAATCGCGTCTAAAAGCGCAGAAAAGCACACACAGTGTTCGATTACAGTGGAAACCATTGCAACAG AACTCGCGTGTTGTGAGGACAGACCTGAACCTGATGCAGCTGATCAAAGCTGGAAGGGAAGGTGCTTTCTACAAAGCAAGGATGTTGCGTGGAACCTGCAAAGGTCATTCGCTTGTCACCTGCAAAATCGCAAAAGAAG GAGTTACTGCAAAGCAAATCGAGGCTGAAGTGTCTATTATGAGGAAACTGGTGTATCATAAGAATGTGCTTCAGCTGCTGGACTGGAACACTGCTGAGG AGCCACTTGTGTTGATCATGGAGTTTGTGAGTTATGGGACGCTGCGGAGCTTCGTGCAGACACATCATGATAAACTGAGCGCTGACCCTCAGATCCAGAGTCTGTTCACTATCGCCTCCTATCACATCGCCCTCGCCATGGAACACTTACGCTCCAAAATG GTGGTACACTGTGACCTTGCTTTAAGAAATATCCTGGTGAGTCGTTTCCCTTGGGAAATCAAAGTGGCCGAGTTTGGTCTGGCCAGGGACTTGACGCGTATGAGAAGCAGACACAGCACCAGGAAAAAGCAGCACAGG GAACGCGTGCCCTTGCGCTGGTATCCTCCTGAATATTTCCGAAATAACTACTACAGCTTCAAGGGGGATGTGTGGGCATTTGGTATCGTGTTATGGGAAATGCAGACGTTTG GCACTCTGCCCTATCCCAATCTGGAGACTTCAGATCAAGTGGTGTATCATATTTGTGCTGGAACCAGAAACGCAGGACCTGACAGCTGCCGTCCAGAGAT ACTACAGATAATGAAAGACTGCTGGTTGGAGCCTTATACTGCCAGACCCTCCTTCTCTGATCTCGTCACAATCCTGGAGAATATAATTGAGAACGATTCG GATTATGTGGATGTTGTAGACTAA